In a single window of the Candidatus Lernaella stagnicola genome:
- a CDS encoding SGNH/GDSL hydrolase family protein: MNRARKLLFACLPLLLLVLFAEIVLRVLGYRYDSYFQQAFWWTRLSAQPIYQRDPHLFWRLRPHANSDLNPEVRDTQSINSRGFRDDEFDKKKPAGELRIITLGDSCTFGDGVANWESYANVLEELIAKADPSRPVQVINAGVPGYTSYQVRRYLTGELLAYEPDAVIVYVGFNDNVPATNGVTDAQRSVVDGTAYAFQEVLGKLRTYQLSKYFLLRIKNSLLPDVHPEASNPDGVQHHIFRVPEDEFMENLRAIKALGEREGFRTIVVTLPHKFDAEPERNRLIRRAVEAGDIPVVDLFPIMKVHQEGGESLYGSDGGHPNTLGHRRIAEALLDKLVAMAVVRSNP, translated from the coding sequence GTGAACCGCGCCCGCAAGCTGTTGTTCGCGTGCCTGCCGCTTCTGTTGCTCGTGCTGTTTGCCGAGATCGTCTTGCGCGTTCTGGGCTATCGCTACGACTCGTACTTTCAGCAGGCGTTTTGGTGGACCCGCTTGTCGGCCCAGCCGATTTACCAACGCGATCCACATCTGTTTTGGCGGCTGCGACCGCATGCGAATTCCGATCTCAATCCGGAAGTGCGCGACACGCAAAGCATCAACAGCCGCGGTTTCCGCGATGATGAATTCGACAAGAAAAAGCCTGCCGGAGAATTGCGCATCATCACCTTGGGCGATTCATGCACCTTCGGCGACGGCGTGGCGAACTGGGAGTCGTACGCCAATGTCCTTGAGGAACTGATCGCCAAGGCCGACCCGAGCCGACCTGTGCAGGTGATCAACGCGGGCGTGCCCGGCTATACGTCGTACCAAGTGCGCCGCTATCTGACTGGCGAGTTGCTCGCCTACGAGCCGGACGCCGTAATCGTCTACGTCGGTTTCAACGACAACGTGCCGGCCACCAACGGTGTGACCGACGCCCAACGAAGCGTCGTCGACGGCACCGCGTATGCTTTTCAGGAGGTGCTGGGCAAGCTGCGAACGTATCAGCTATCCAAGTATTTCCTGCTACGCATCAAAAACAGCCTGTTGCCGGACGTGCACCCCGAAGCAAGCAACCCGGACGGCGTTCAACATCACATATTCCGCGTGCCGGAAGACGAATTCATGGAGAATTTAAGAGCGATCAAAGCATTGGGCGAGCGCGAGGGATTCCGCACCATCGTCGTGACCCTGCCGCACAAATTCGACGCCGAACCGGAAAGGAATAGGCTCATTCGACGCGCTGTCGAAGCCGGCGATATTCCGGTCGTCGACCTCTTTCCGATCATGAAGGTACACCAAGAGGGGGGCGAGTCGCTCTACGGCTCGGACGGGGGACATCCCAATACGCTGGGCCATCGGCGTATCGCCGAAGCGCTCTTGGACAAACTCGTGGCGATGGCGGTGGTTAGAAGCAATCCTTGA
- a CDS encoding hemolysin family protein — MTENDDVPRSPFQRFISFLKGETDHDRFTEEAIEDLEQNGHIDHDESEMMQGILYLDKTTAREVMVPRTEMVCVDRENTIDEIVERALTSGHSRLPVISGDVDNVVGFIHAKDLFRYWGKPEGFRLEEILRRSYTVPESIKLDDLLQEFQARREQIALVIDEFGGTSGLVSIEDILEEIVGEIQDEYDTEDPKAIFADENTLVVPGRFEMDNLVEHFGLEEEPEGEFNTVGGWIFHRLGRVPVTNDAFDIDGFHITIEVASERHIRRARIERIAPVDDED; from the coding sequence ATGACCGAGAATGATGACGTTCCCCGAAGTCCGTTTCAACGCTTTATCTCTTTTCTAAAAGGTGAGACCGACCACGACCGTTTTACCGAAGAGGCCATAGAGGACCTCGAACAAAACGGGCACATCGATCACGACGAAAGCGAAATGATGCAGGGCATCCTGTATCTGGACAAAACTACCGCCCGCGAAGTGATGGTCCCCCGAACCGAAATGGTCTGTGTCGACCGCGAAAACACCATCGACGAAATTGTTGAACGGGCTCTCACCAGCGGTCACAGCCGCCTACCGGTGATCAGCGGCGATGTGGACAACGTCGTGGGCTTTATCCACGCCAAGGATTTGTTCCGCTATTGGGGTAAGCCCGAAGGATTCCGCCTCGAGGAAATCTTGCGCCGTTCCTATACCGTGCCCGAGTCGATCAAACTCGACGACCTCCTGCAGGAATTTCAAGCGCGCCGCGAGCAGATCGCGTTGGTCATCGACGAGTTCGGCGGCACCAGTGGGTTGGTGTCGATCGAGGACATTCTGGAGGAAATCGTCGGGGAGATTCAGGACGAATACGACACGGAAGACCCCAAAGCGATATTCGCCGACGAGAACACGCTTGTGGTGCCCGGCCGCTTCGAAATGGACAACCTCGTCGAGCACTTCGGCCTGGAGGAAGAACCCGAGGGCGAGTTCAACACCGTCGGCGGCTGGATCTTCCACCGGCTCGGCCGTGTGCCGGTTACCAACGACGCGTTCGACATCGACGGCTTTCATATCACCATCGAAGTCGCCTCGGAACGGCACATTCGCCGCGCCCGCATTGAACGGATCGCGCCCGTCGACGACGAGGACTAA
- a CDS encoding alpha-galactosidase produces MELRTPKMELIASENDGVRKISAPRLSFVHLVSLTAACRFRFGADEYYLTRPTPDEIVQEEDRILASYHWSHRRRRGQLTLEVEYQFQDPSLADSPLLIYARLFSNMPAPVFVLSIEPLLVRSDWGGAVQIGHSPAEWSILRNGWQSWSATRTYRASERDRRPRFNFLSEMEENVANPSPGKRGEFTSEQVMALVNTSSGQSIVAGFLTCRDAFGDVRVSIDSKKGEVRRFAARASFDGVRVDNGETLEADPLWLRIGTREENLLDAWARQSGRAMNARVPKRSPIGWCSWYHYYTKVTQDALLANLDQLVQLRDQIPMDVFQLDDGYERAIGDWLETNDKFPDGLAPLAARIAEAGFTPGIWTAPFLVDPKSRLATEHPDWLLRNDKGKPIRGVYNPLWNLWRGLWALDASHPEVQAWLTETFAALRRMGWSFFKIDFLYSTALPGVRHDDTRSRAAALRLGLEAIRRGIGEDATLLGCGCPLGPAAGIVDIMRIGPDVTPRWSNPMRPLLRDHHCLSTVHAVRNTIHRHFLHRRWWLNDPDCLLARDKKNKLTLPEIRTFASLATISGGMFLLSDDMTEYAVNRLGLVKTALAQRCETMRVLDAESGEFPTRMLAATEDGYLLLVINYGNQDTNLVVDLKDFLDLVELARVEELMEVWHGHPVLHQDGLVSLGRVAAHGCRLLRIRLTPSGESHG; encoded by the coding sequence TTGGAACTGCGCACCCCAAAAATGGAACTCATCGCCAGCGAGAACGACGGCGTTCGCAAGATCAGCGCGCCGCGGCTGTCGTTTGTTCATCTGGTTTCGCTGACCGCCGCCTGCCGCTTCCGCTTCGGGGCTGACGAATATTACCTGACGCGTCCCACGCCCGACGAAATCGTCCAGGAAGAAGACCGCATCCTGGCTTCGTACCACTGGAGCCATCGCCGGCGACGTGGTCAGCTCACGTTGGAAGTGGAATACCAATTCCAGGATCCGAGCCTGGCCGACTCGCCACTGCTGATCTACGCCCGACTGTTCAGCAACATGCCCGCGCCGGTGTTCGTCCTGTCCATCGAGCCGCTGCTGGTGCGCAGCGATTGGGGCGGCGCGGTCCAGATCGGTCATTCGCCCGCCGAGTGGAGCATCTTGCGAAACGGCTGGCAAAGCTGGTCGGCCACGCGCACCTACCGCGCGTCCGAACGCGATCGACGGCCGCGCTTCAACTTCCTGTCGGAGATGGAGGAAAACGTCGCCAATCCGAGTCCGGGCAAGCGAGGCGAGTTCACCAGCGAACAGGTCATGGCGTTGGTCAACACGAGCAGCGGCCAATCGATCGTCGCCGGTTTCCTCACCTGTCGCGACGCGTTCGGCGACGTGCGGGTGAGCATCGATTCGAAGAAAGGCGAGGTACGTCGATTCGCCGCCCGCGCCTCGTTCGACGGCGTGCGCGTCGACAACGGCGAGACGCTCGAGGCCGACCCGTTGTGGCTGCGCATCGGCACGCGGGAGGAGAACCTGCTCGACGCTTGGGCGCGCCAAAGCGGCCGGGCGATGAACGCGCGGGTACCGAAGCGCTCGCCGATCGGTTGGTGCAGTTGGTACCACTACTACACGAAGGTGACGCAGGACGCGCTGCTGGCGAACCTGGATCAGCTCGTGCAGTTGCGCGATCAAATCCCGATGGATGTGTTCCAACTCGACGACGGCTACGAGCGGGCCATCGGCGATTGGCTGGAAACCAACGACAAGTTTCCCGACGGGCTCGCCCCGCTCGCGGCCCGCATCGCCGAAGCCGGTTTCACGCCCGGAATTTGGACGGCGCCCTTCCTGGTGGACCCGAAAAGCCGCCTGGCCACCGAGCATCCCGACTGGCTGTTGCGCAACGACAAGGGCAAACCGATTCGCGGCGTCTACAACCCGCTGTGGAACCTGTGGCGCGGCTTGTGGGCCCTCGACGCCTCGCACCCCGAGGTGCAGGCCTGGCTGACCGAAACCTTCGCCGCCTTGCGCCGGATGGGCTGGAGCTTTTTCAAGATCGACTTTCTCTATTCCACCGCCTTACCCGGCGTTCGCCACGACGACACGCGCAGCCGCGCCGCCGCGTTGCGGCTCGGTCTGGAAGCAATTCGCCGCGGCATCGGCGAAGACGCCACGCTGCTGGGTTGTGGCTGCCCGCTCGGCCCGGCGGCGGGGATCGTCGACATCATGCGGATCGGTCCCGACGTCACGCCGCGTTGGTCCAACCCGATGCGCCCGCTACTGCGCGATCACCATTGCCTTTCGACGGTGCACGCGGTGCGCAACACGATCCACCGGCATTTTCTGCATCGGCGGTGGTGGCTTAACGATCCCGACTGCCTGCTGGCGCGCGACAAAAAGAACAAACTCACGCTGCCTGAGATCCGCACCTTCGCCTCGCTCGCGACGATTTCCGGCGGCATGTTCTTGCTTAGCGACGACATGACCGAATACGCGGTCAACCGCCTGGGACTGGTAAAGACGGCGTTGGCGCAGCGCTGCGAAACGATGCGGGTGTTAGACGCCGAGAGCGGCGAGTTCCCCACGCGCATGCTGGCGGCTACCGAAGACGGCTACCTGCTGCTGGTGATCAACTACGGGAACCAAGACACGAATTTGGTGGTCGACCTCAAAGATTTCCTCGACCTGGTCGAGCTGGCGCGCGTCGAGGAACTGATGGAAGTCTGGCACGGTCACCCCGTGTTGCATCAGGACGGCTTGGTAAGCCTCGGTCGCGTCGCGGCCCACGGTTGCCGGTTGCTGCGCATTCGACTAACGCCCAGCGGAGAATCTCATGGCTGA
- a CDS encoding carbamoyltransferase C-terminal domain-containing protein: MSRLVLGFNAHIHDTAAAILVDGRLAAFAEEERFRRQKHTTAFPEHAIAWCLREVGATINDLTGVGFYWKPWLGLGRRIGQTLAGLPGTLRNVRRMQAGNLGRMFTVRRDFERRYGYRGMFAHVNHYLAHAYHAAFESGFDRSLVLIADGNGEIATTLAALHEGETITPLRWTYYPHSLGLLWCTATEFLGYRQNSDEGKVMGLAPYGDDALVPAMRQVVRHQRGRVRLDMGFFDYHLARERWFSDRWVRVFGPPRAADEPLNDRHRAVARAVQEVTEEILLEMLDELLGARRLRHLAMAGGVALNCVANGRIAASGLVDDLYIPPAAYDAGAAVGAAMWLDRELLGARGGDVRPGPFTGPGFDDAAYERALCEAGLSYRRVANIETVAAQRLAAGKIVGWFQGRMESGPRALGHRSILADPRDPSMKDHLNSRVKHREPYRPFGPSVLAERAAEIFETDGRLSPFMLTAVMVQPTWRERIPAVVHVDGSSRLQTVDAGAQPRYHRLIAEFDRLTGVPVLLNTSFNVMGEPIVCTPRDAIACFRGTGIDVLVLGDFLVDKEAK; this comes from the coding sequence ATGTCGAGACTTGTCCTGGGTTTCAACGCTCACATTCACGACACCGCCGCAGCGATTCTGGTTGACGGCCGCCTCGCGGCGTTCGCGGAAGAAGAACGCTTCCGGCGGCAAAAACACACCACCGCCTTCCCCGAACATGCTATCGCCTGGTGTCTGCGCGAGGTCGGCGCGACGATTAACGATCTGACCGGCGTCGGCTTTTACTGGAAACCCTGGCTCGGCCTCGGCCGTCGCATCGGGCAGACGCTGGCCGGCCTGCCGGGGACGCTGCGTAACGTGCGCCGTATGCAGGCGGGCAACTTGGGGCGGATGTTCACCGTCCGGCGCGACTTCGAGCGGCGATACGGATACCGGGGCATGTTCGCGCACGTCAATCACTACCTTGCTCACGCCTACCACGCGGCTTTCGAAAGCGGTTTCGACCGCTCGCTCGTACTCATCGCCGACGGCAACGGTGAAATTGCCACGACGCTGGCCGCCTTGCACGAGGGCGAGACGATCACGCCGCTGCGCTGGACGTACTATCCGCATAGCCTCGGCCTTTTGTGGTGTACCGCCACCGAGTTTCTCGGCTACCGGCAAAACAGCGACGAGGGCAAGGTCATGGGCCTGGCCCCCTACGGTGACGACGCCTTGGTGCCCGCCATGCGGCAAGTCGTGCGGCACCAACGCGGTCGCGTCAGGCTGGATATGGGTTTCTTCGATTACCACCTGGCGCGAGAGCGCTGGTTCTCCGACCGGTGGGTGCGCGTCTTCGGCCCGCCGCGCGCGGCCGATGAACCGCTGAACGACCGCCACCGCGCCGTAGCCCGCGCCGTGCAGGAAGTCACCGAGGAAATCCTGCTTGAGATGCTCGACGAACTTCTCGGGGCGCGGCGCCTGCGACACCTGGCCATGGCGGGCGGCGTGGCGCTCAACTGCGTCGCCAACGGCCGCATCGCCGCTTCCGGTCTCGTCGACGACCTCTACATTCCTCCCGCCGCTTACGACGCCGGGGCCGCCGTCGGCGCGGCCATGTGGCTGGACCGCGAATTGCTCGGAGCCCGCGGGGGCGACGTGCGCCCCGGTCCGTTTACCGGGCCGGGGTTCGACGACGCGGCGTACGAGCGAGCCCTATGCGAAGCCGGATTGTCGTATCGCCGCGTGGCGAATATCGAGACCGTTGCGGCCCAGCGCTTGGCGGCGGGGAAGATCGTCGGTTGGTTCCAGGGGCGGATGGAGAGCGGCCCTCGCGCTTTGGGTCATCGCAGTATTTTGGCCGACCCCCGCGACCCGTCGATGAAGGATCATCTTAACAGCCGCGTCAAACACCGCGAGCCGTATCGCCCCTTCGGGCCCAGTGTGTTGGCCGAGCGAGCTGCCGAGATTTTCGAAACCGACGGACGGCTTTCGCCCTTCATGTTGACGGCGGTCATGGTACAGCCGACCTGGCGCGAGCGAATTCCGGCCGTGGTCCATGTGGACGGCAGCAGCCGCCTCCAAACCGTCGACGCCGGCGCCCAACCGCGATATCATCGCCTCATTGCTGAATTCGATCGGCTCACGGGCGTACCGGTTTTACTCAACACGAGTTTCAACGTCATGGGCGAGCCGATTGTCTGCACGCCGCGGGACGCTATCGCCTGTTTTCGCGGCACAGGAATCGATGTGTTGGTGCTGGGTGATTTTCTCGTCGACAAGGAGGCAAAGTGA
- the ybeY gene encoding rRNA maturation RNase YbeY: MVDLTAAACARLGREGQAVEITLVDDEESRRINRDFLGRDRPTNVISFLSDEPDELGQLVVNVDEAERRQTETGYGLSYLIGYYILHGLLHLAGYDHERVDATQAAVMTAKEEELRGLLDPLTQDEDG, encoded by the coding sequence TTGGTCGACCTGACCGCCGCGGCATGCGCGCGCCTCGGGCGGGAAGGGCAGGCGGTCGAGATCACTTTGGTCGACGACGAGGAGAGCCGGCGGATCAATCGCGATTTTCTCGGGCGCGACCGGCCGACGAACGTGATTTCGTTTCTTTCGGACGAACCGGACGAATTGGGCCAGTTGGTCGTCAACGTCGACGAGGCCGAACGCCGCCAAACCGAAACGGGATATGGACTTTCGTACTTAATCGGGTACTATATTCTACACGGCCTGTTGCATCTGGCCGGATACGATCACGAGCGCGTTGATGCGACGCAAGCAGCGGTTATGACGGCCAAGGAAGAGGAGCTTCGCGGCTTGCTGGATCCGCTCACGCAGGATGAGGATGGGTAA
- a CDS encoding M23 family metallopeptidase produces the protein MADFDDYRPSSGRPDHFTRSIIIIALALGLVVLSAYFLFSDNEDDDTPPALTPIADTPVEDAAPTPVATPEPTPEPTPLGPPSYVQHDKLHVLAFRIEGSLTASIKRALPDQYQDTAGTLARRLADAMRWRLNPRRDLRSGDQAKIVFNPDAKTERAPIYGFWYRSKRLEKELRFIYFPQAKGTPSPYFDPEGVNIAQQLKRPPLGATALAEAGIANLGTKGMRFSVPTGTQVSMPYPARVIRRNWDMANLGRCVEARYLDSGYTAWFCHLDTLGEGTSDGAIIGSGNAFATVGATGKTRGPALLYRVFKPQEGDDPQPASVYELHGKEEIKLVAADRVAFVAVVSRVDQLFELVQVPEAEKAD, from the coding sequence ATGGCTGATTTCGACGATTACCGCCCGTCGTCCGGCCGACCGGACCATTTCACACGAAGCATTATCATCATCGCGCTGGCGTTGGGTCTGGTCGTGCTGAGCGCCTATTTTCTGTTCTCCGATAACGAGGACGACGACACGCCGCCCGCCCTCACGCCCATCGCCGACACCCCGGTCGAAGACGCCGCCCCTACGCCGGTTGCGACGCCGGAACCGACGCCGGAGCCCACGCCCTTGGGACCGCCCTCCTATGTGCAGCACGACAAGCTGCACGTTTTGGCGTTTCGCATCGAGGGTTCGTTGACGGCCTCGATCAAGAGAGCCCTGCCCGATCAATACCAAGACACGGCCGGGACGCTGGCGCGCCGATTGGCCGACGCCATGCGGTGGCGTTTGAACCCGCGTCGCGATTTACGAAGTGGCGACCAGGCGAAGATCGTTTTCAATCCCGACGCCAAGACCGAGCGGGCGCCGATTTACGGATTCTGGTACCGGAGTAAACGCCTCGAGAAAGAACTGCGTTTCATTTACTTCCCGCAGGCCAAGGGCACGCCGTCGCCGTATTTCGACCCGGAGGGCGTCAATATCGCGCAACAATTGAAGCGGCCGCCGCTGGGCGCCACCGCCCTGGCCGAGGCGGGCATCGCCAACTTAGGCACGAAGGGAATGCGGTTTTCCGTGCCGACCGGAACACAGGTCAGCATGCCCTACCCGGCACGGGTGATACGACGCAACTGGGATATGGCGAATCTGGGCCGTTGCGTCGAAGCGCGCTATCTCGACAGCGGATACACGGCGTGGTTTTGCCACTTGGATACCCTGGGCGAGGGGACGAGCGACGGCGCGATCATCGGCAGCGGCAACGCCTTCGCCACGGTCGGCGCTACGGGCAAGACGCGGGGACCGGCGCTGTTGTACCGCGTGTTCAAACCGCAAGAGGGCGACGATCCGCAGCCGGCTTCTGTTTACGAGTTACACGGCAAGGAAGAGATCAAACTGGTCGCCGCCGATCGGGTCGCGTTCGTGGCGGTGGTATCCCGCGTCGATCAACTCTTTGAATTGGTGCAGGTTCCCGAAGCGGAGAAAGCGGATTGA